In Senegalia massiliensis, a genomic segment contains:
- a CDS encoding helix-turn-helix domain-containing protein: MNINCRSIYKLARDIAGLTQKDAAEKIGVSIRTLAGYEALKPVPHSDIVKNMVSVYKANWLGYEHLRSTSELGKSCLPKIAFKSIAESVLMFQKEVNDLESINNDMINIACDNIIQSHEKGRWKEVTKEIEEVAGAALSLIFTQNKKTSLDGHLEEVSI, translated from the coding sequence ATGAACATTAATTGCAGAAGTATCTATAAATTGGCTAGGGATATTGCAGGTTTAACTCAAAAAGATGCAGCTGAGAAAATAGGGGTTAGCATTAGAACTCTTGCAGGATATGAAGCATTAAAGCCAGTACCACATAGTGACATAGTAAAGAATATGGTAAGTGTGTATAAAGCTAATTGGTTAGGATATGAGCATTTAAGAAGTACATCAGAGTTGGGAAAAAGTTGTTTACCAAAGATAGCATTTAAGAGCATTGCAGAATCAGTATTAATGTTTCAAAAAGAGGTTAATGACCTAGAAAGTATTAATAATGACATGATAAATATTGCTTGTGACAATATAATTCAAAGTCATGAGAAAGGAAGGTGGAAGGAAGTTACAAAGGAAATTGAGGAAGTAGCAGGAGCAGCATTAAGTTTAATCTTTACACAAAATAAAAAGACTTCCCTAGACGGCCATCTAGAAGAAGTCAGCATTTAA
- a CDS encoding helix-turn-helix domain-containing protein, protein MDKDIKEQDIEKKNKNEEKDIKDNKKDKKTSKYKRATLTAKQAADYIGISYWLILELVKRKRIPCIDLGGRKLFRKKSLDDWMTKEENKIMAIDTNDPSSVEKYLNAQENNRREVS, encoded by the coding sequence ATGGACAAAGACATAAAAGAGCAAGATATTGAGAAGAAGAATAAAAATGAAGAGAAAGATATTAAAGACAATAAAAAAGATAAAAAGACTTCAAAGTATAAAAGAGCTACATTAACAGCAAAGCAAGCAGCTGACTATATAGGAATAAGTTACTGGTTAATTTTAGAGCTAGTAAAAAGAAAAAGAATACCTTGTATAGATTTAGGTGGAAGGAAATTATTCAGAAAAAAATCTTTAGATGATTGGATGACTAAAGAAGAAAATAAAATTATGGCTATAGATACAAACGATCCTTCGTCAGTAGAAAAGTATTTAAATGCACAAGAAAATAATAGAAGGGAGGTGTCTTGA
- a CDS encoding helix-turn-helix transcriptional regulator, whose product MYSKLRSIRNDRKVSASEMKKILGLKTEAAYYKKESGMVKFSLIEAKIVSEKFNIPIEELFFEEEVSKNETNHTA is encoded by the coding sequence TTGTACTCAAAACTAAGAAGTATAAGAAATGATAGGAAAGTATCAGCTTCAGAAATGAAAAAAATTTTAGGCCTTAAAACTGAAGCAGCATATTATAAGAAAGAATCTGGTATGGTTAAATTTTCATTAATAGAAGCTAAGATAGTTTCAGAAAAATTTAATATTCCAATAGAAGAACTTTTTTTTGAAGAAGAAGTATCGAAAAATGAAACAAATCATACTGCATAA
- a CDS encoding helix-turn-helix domain-containing protein codes for MGFPERLKSLRLEKKLTQEELGNKLNVTKANISKYETGRIEPNIETLDYLSNFFDVSIDYLLGKTDKRDSDKQDLLPEEFTSPEEAVKFLLEQNVIMGFGGFDVNKMSDEKVVQFANEVLTHIRLLSYKYKSKGD; via the coding sequence ATGGGATTTCCTGAAAGACTTAAAAGTTTAAGGCTAGAAAAAAAATTAACTCAAGAAGAGCTAGGTAATAAGCTAAATGTAACAAAAGCAAATATATCAAAATATGAAACTGGAAGAATAGAGCCTAACATTGAAACATTAGATTACCTTTCTAATTTTTTCGACGTATCTATTGATTATTTATTAGGAAAAACCGATAAAAGAGATTCAGATAAACAAGATTTATTACCAGAAGAATTCACTTCTCCAGAGGAAGCAGTAAAATTTTTACTTGAGCAAAATGTAATTATGGGATTCGGTGGATTTGATGTAAATAAAATGTCAGATGAAAAAGTTGTACAGTTTGCTAATGAAGTACTTACTCATATAAGGTTATTAAGCTATAAATATAAAAGTAAGGGGGATTAA
- a CDS encoding ImmA/IrrE family metallo-endopeptidase, protein MGLRWINEYIYGLIEHCKSSDIYEIYNALNINIKKIPKHSLMIEDNEALYMRDYFNQETVFIKDNLDFQYEKFVLAHELGHAILHTEIYQAAYNKNLINKGKLEKQADYFALKLLNIEIDSIDYEGYTIEQISKSLHVSEKSLEMYSY, encoded by the coding sequence ATGGGTCTAAGATGGATCAACGAATACATATATGGTCTTATTGAGCACTGTAAATCTAGCGATATATATGAGATCTACAATGCTTTAAATATCAATATAAAAAAGATACCTAAGCATAGTTTAATGATTGAAGATAATGAAGCTCTTTATATGAGAGATTATTTTAATCAAGAAACAGTTTTTATTAAAGATAATTTAGATTTCCAGTATGAAAAGTTTGTCCTAGCCCATGAGTTAGGACATGCCATCTTGCATACTGAAATATATCAAGCTGCATACAATAAAAATTTAATCAATAAAGGTAAGCTAGAAAAACAAGCTGATTATTTTGCTCTTAAACTGCTTAATATTGAAATAGATAGTATAGATTATGAAGGTTACACAATAGAGCAAATATCAAAATCATTACATGTAAGTGAAAAAAGTTTAGAAATGTACTCATATTGA
- a CDS encoding tyrosine-type recombinase/integrase has translation MAGSIEKRGKNSYRLVVSAGYGLEGKRKKFTKTVKCKNITQARKELVKFVASVENDTFIEPAKVTLSAFAYKWLEVYAMPNLADKTINTYQGYLDTKILPYIGHMKLSQIKPMHLLDYYKFLKEKYKKKNGEPLSNNSIIKYHKLLNVIFKTAVKWEILSKNPAENISPAKYVKPKHEFYDEEEVKLLISCLKNEPMKYKVAIMITVTAGLRLGELMGLKWEHIDFENNTITIEQANQYLSKKGTFTKDPKNFSSNRTISVPGSITKLIKKYQIEQLENKLKCGDLWEETGFLFTQWNGKAMHPYTPSKWFDKFIKRNGLKKITFHQLRHTSATMLINSGINVRALSSRLGHSNTSTTMNIYAHELKSVDKAAADKLEEMFFETGEKDIK, from the coding sequence ATGGCTGGATCAATTGAAAAACGTGGTAAAAATTCTTATAGATTGGTAGTATCAGCTGGATATGGATTAGAGGGAAAAAGAAAAAAGTTTACTAAAACAGTAAAATGTAAAAATATTACTCAGGCCAGAAAAGAATTAGTCAAGTTTGTGGCCAGTGTAGAAAATGATACTTTCATTGAGCCTGCAAAAGTTACACTTAGTGCCTTTGCATACAAATGGTTAGAAGTTTATGCTATGCCTAATTTAGCAGATAAAACTATAAACACATACCAAGGATACCTTGATACTAAAATACTGCCTTATATAGGACATATGAAGCTATCACAAATTAAACCAATGCATCTATTAGATTATTATAAGTTTTTAAAAGAAAAATATAAAAAGAAAAATGGTGAGCCTTTATCTAATAATAGTATAATAAAATACCATAAATTATTAAATGTAATTTTTAAAACTGCAGTTAAGTGGGAAATACTTTCTAAAAACCCAGCAGAAAATATTTCACCAGCTAAATACGTAAAACCAAAGCATGAATTTTATGATGAAGAAGAAGTAAAATTATTAATTAGCTGCTTAAAAAATGAACCTATGAAATATAAAGTCGCAATAATGATTACAGTAACTGCTGGATTAAGATTAGGTGAATTAATGGGCCTTAAATGGGAGCATATTGACTTTGAAAATAATACTATAACTATAGAACAAGCTAATCAATATTTATCAAAAAAAGGTACTTTTACTAAAGACCCAAAAAACTTTTCATCAAACAGAACTATATCTGTTCCTGGATCTATAACTAAACTAATTAAAAAGTATCAAATAGAACAATTAGAAAATAAATTGAAGTGTGGAGATTTATGGGAAGAAACTGGATTTCTATTTACTCAATGGAATGGTAAAGCTATGCATCCTTATACACCTTCAAAATGGTTTGATAAATTTATTAAAAGAAATGGACTAAAAAAAATAACATTTCACCAATTAAGACATACCTCTGCTACTATGCTTATTAATTCAGGTATAAATGTAAGAGCTTTATCATCAAGACTTGGCCATAGTAATACAAGCACAACAATGAATATATATGCTCATGAGTTAAAATCTGTAGATAAAGCTGCAGCTGATAAACTAGAAGAAATGTTCTTTGAAACTGGGGAAAAAGACATAAAATAA
- a CDS encoding metallophosphoesterase yields MNKVKIAVISDSHGSDDKIETIIDTLKSMNDLDIFVHLGDFALDAEYIKEQTNIDMIVVRGNCDFELYEINEEEILNINDKKILLTHGHKYNIKDNLNNLYYRAKELQVDAVLFGHIHRPVNVIEDNILLFNPGSISEPRGGSTNSYGILTIDNNIKSNIVEI; encoded by the coding sequence ATGAATAAAGTTAAAATAGCAGTTATATCCGATAGTCATGGTTCAGATGATAAAATTGAAACAATTATAGATACATTAAAGTCTATGAATGATTTAGATATTTTTGTACATTTAGGTGATTTTGCATTAGATGCTGAATATATTAAAGAACAAACTAATATAGATATGATAGTAGTAAGAGGGAATTGTGACTTTGAATTATATGAAATAAATGAGGAAGAGATTTTAAATATAAATGATAAAAAAATATTATTAACTCATGGACATAAATATAATATAAAAGATAATTTAAATAATTTATATTATAGAGCAAAAGAATTACAAGTGGATGCAGTTTTATTTGGGCATATTCATAGGCCTGTTAATGTTATTGAAGATAATATTTTACTATTTAACCCTGGAAGTATCTCGGAACCAAGAGGAGGCAGTACTAATAGTTATGGTATATTGACTATTGACAATAATATAAAGTCGAATATAGTCGAAATTTAA
- the rdgB gene encoding RdgB/HAM1 family non-canonical purine NTP pyrophosphatase encodes MNRRKIIVASGNINKIKEIKKILDGLNLDIISKNEVGLKDIEVIEDKDTLEGNAIKKAKEISELVDGIVLADDTGLFVDKLNGEPGVYSARYAGEDANDLNNNKKLLKKLEGLNLEDRTAEFRTVIAIVLEDKTVKTLTGVCKGKIALERTGNNDFGYDPLFIPDGYKETFAEMPQKIKNDISHRANALKKLRLKLEEVLDNE; translated from the coding sequence ATGAACAGAAGAAAAATAATAGTTGCAAGTGGAAATATAAATAAAATAAAAGAAATAAAAAAAATTTTAGATGGACTAAATTTAGATATAATTTCAAAAAATGAAGTAGGTTTAAAAGATATAGAAGTAATAGAAGATAAGGATACATTAGAAGGAAATGCTATAAAAAAAGCTAAAGAAATCTCTGAATTAGTTGATGGTATAGTACTTGCTGATGATACTGGATTATTTGTAGATAAATTAAATGGAGAACCTGGAGTATATTCTGCTAGATATGCAGGAGAAGATGCTAATGACCTGAACAATAATAAAAAGCTTTTAAAGAAACTAGAAGGGTTAAATTTAGAAGATAGAACTGCTGAATTTAGAACAGTGATAGCTATAGTGTTAGAAGATAAAACTGTTAAAACTCTTACAGGTGTATGTAAAGGGAAGATTGCTTTAGAAAGAACAGGAAATAATGATTTTGGATATGATCCACTATTTATACCTGATGGATATAAGGAAACATTTGCTGAAATGCCACAAAAAATTAAAAATGATATAAGTCATAGAGCAAATGCATTAAAAAAATTAAGATTAAAATTAGAAGAAGTGCTAGATAATGAATAA
- the rph gene encoding ribonuclease PH: MNRNDGRKNNELRKVKMTRDYLLHPNGSVLIEMGNTKVICTAMIEEKVPPFLRNTGQGWITAEYSMLPASTITRKRREATKGKLEGRTQEIKRLIGRSLRSVVDLDKLGERTIWVDCDVIQADGGTRTASITGAFVAVADALNFLKEEGQIDDIPLKSFISAISVGIVENEKLLDLCYIEDSNAHVDMNIVMTDKGEIVEIQGTGEQAPFNRVDLNELLDLAEKGNKELIEMQKDILNGITKGE, encoded by the coding sequence ATGAATAGAAACGATGGAAGAAAAAATAATGAACTCAGAAAAGTAAAAATGACTAGGGATTATCTTTTGCATCCTAATGGTTCAGTTCTTATAGAAATGGGTAATACAAAGGTGATTTGTACAGCTATGATAGAAGAAAAAGTACCGCCATTTTTAAGAAATACAGGTCAGGGTTGGATTACAGCTGAATATTCTATGTTGCCAGCATCAACTATAACTAGAAAAAGAAGAGAAGCAACTAAAGGTAAGTTGGAAGGTAGAACTCAAGAAATTAAAAGACTTATTGGTAGATCACTAAGGTCGGTTGTAGATTTAGATAAATTAGGTGAAAGAACAATTTGGGTTGATTGTGATGTAATTCAAGCTGATGGTGGAACTAGAACAGCATCCATTACAGGTGCATTTGTTGCTGTTGCTGATGCATTAAATTTCCTTAAAGAAGAGGGACAAATTGATGATATTCCATTAAAATCATTTATATCAGCTATTAGTGTAGGGATAGTTGAAAATGAAAAATTATTAGATTTATGTTATATAGAGGATTCAAATGCACATGTGGATATGAATATAGTAATGACAGACAAAGGAGAAATTGTTGAAATACAGGGTACAGGAGAACAAGCACCCTTTAACAGAGTAGACTTAAATGAATTATTAGATTTAGCTGAAAAGGGTAATAAAGAACTTATAGAAATGCAAAAAGATATATTAAATGGAATTACAAAAGGAGAATAA
- a CDS encoding GerMN domain-containing protein codes for MVSKKLISIFLLLIILVSITGCGKMQAMKEMITSEEDQKDTAEKPTDSVEITVEQEDARDTVIYYKSDKNLLVPIKRKISWDTGIAKKTLSYMVNNDKNQTDMVKSGLNPVLPTGSEVIGMSVDEETGLAKVNFSKEILNTNDKVEEVSLVNAVVYTLTEFPTINKVQFMIDGGIKETLTYGTDVFDPIERRDINLVDNNGDSKVVVYYKGTTNGEYEYYVPVTKTVTAPSPDMYTALEELFEGPPESSGLYTDIPMGVELKGVEVKDGVAVVDLSGDTKENIMNQQAFDSMNKNIALTLSQFDEIEKVEMLIDGKTLEEAKMNLSTPESIPTFANEY; via the coding sequence ATGGTTTCTAAAAAACTTATAAGTATATTTTTACTTTTGATTATTTTAGTATCAATTACAGGATGTGGAAAGATGCAAGCTATGAAAGAGATGATTACATCTGAAGAAGATCAAAAAGATACAGCAGAAAAACCAACAGATTCAGTTGAAATAACGGTTGAACAAGAGGATGCAAGGGATACTGTTATTTACTATAAAAGTGACAAAAATTTATTAGTGCCTATAAAAAGAAAAATATCTTGGGATACTGGAATTGCTAAAAAGACATTATCTTATATGGTAAACAATGATAAAAATCAAACTGATATGGTTAAATCAGGATTAAATCCAGTATTACCTACTGGTAGCGAAGTAATAGGTATGTCAGTTGATGAAGAAACTGGTCTTGCTAAGGTTAATTTTTCAAAAGAGATATTAAATACTAATGACAAGGTTGAGGAAGTAAGTTTAGTTAATGCAGTTGTATACACGTTAACAGAATTTCCTACAATTAACAAAGTTCAGTTTATGATTGATGGTGGAATAAAAGAAACATTAACTTATGGAACAGATGTTTTTGACCCTATTGAAAGAAGAGATATAAACTTAGTAGACAATAATGGAGATTCTAAAGTAGTAGTATATTATAAAGGAACTACAAATGGAGAATATGAATATTATGTACCTGTAACTAAAACAGTAACAGCACCTTCTCCAGATATGTATACAGCTTTAGAAGAACTGTTTGAAGGTCCGCCTGAGTCTAGTGGTCTTTATACTGATATTCCAATGGGAGTAGAGCTAAAAGGTGTTGAAGTTAAAGATGGAGTAGCCGTTGTTGATTTATCTGGTGATACAAAAGAAAATATAATGAATCAACAAGCATTTGATTCAATGAATAAAAATATAGCTTTAACATTATCTCAGTTTGATGAAATTGAAAAAGTAGAAATGCTTATAGATGGTAAGACATTAGAAGAAGCTAAAATGAACTTATCTACACCTGAATCTATACCAACATTTGCAAATGAGTATTAA
- a CDS encoding AIR synthase family protein, protein MKIGKLPNELLENLVFKLLENKRTDIITRGAVGEDSAVIDFDKYACVVSTDPITGASKNIGKLAIHISANDVASNGAEPVGILLTILAPPNTTKQEIENIMIDASNTAKELNIDIIGGHTEITNAVNKIVINSTAIGKQLKEKTLDSKKVERGYKVILTKKIAIEGTSIIAEDIEDKLRNNIDDNLIQEAKNLMKNISVVKEGMIAGNIGVEYMHDITEGGLFGAIYEASQAIDKGIRIYKDQIKLEKSTEIICNELDIDPYRLIASGSLIIITDNEKAENILKKFKEAQIESSIIGEVIDDGVFLDNERIDPPESDELYKVIE, encoded by the coding sequence ATGAAAATAGGGAAACTACCTAATGAATTGCTAGAAAATTTAGTTTTCAAATTATTAGAAAATAAAAGAACTGACATAATTACTAGAGGTGCAGTAGGTGAAGATTCAGCAGTAATTGATTTTGATAAATATGCATGTGTTGTATCTACTGATCCAATAACTGGGGCATCGAAAAATATAGGGAAACTAGCTATACATATATCAGCTAATGATGTAGCTTCTAATGGGGCAGAGCCAGTAGGTATACTTCTTACAATATTAGCACCACCAAATACTACTAAACAAGAGATTGAAAATATAATGATTGATGCATCAAACACTGCTAAAGAATTGAACATAGACATAATAGGTGGACATACAGAAATAACAAATGCAGTTAATAAAATAGTGATAAACTCTACAGCTATAGGTAAGCAGCTTAAAGAAAAAACATTAGATTCAAAGAAAGTTGAAAGAGGGTACAAAGTTATACTTACAAAAAAGATTGCAATAGAAGGTACATCAATAATAGCTGAAGATATAGAAGATAAATTAAGAAATAATATAGATGATAATTTAATACAAGAAGCAAAGAATTTAATGAAAAATATTAGTGTAGTAAAAGAAGGTATGATAGCAGGAAATATTGGTGTTGAATATATGCATGATATAACAGAAGGTGGATTATTTGGAGCTATATATGAAGCTTCTCAAGCTATAGATAAAGGAATAAGGATTTATAAAGATCAAATAAAATTAGAAAAGTCTACTGAAATTATATGCAATGAATTAGATATTGATCCATATAGATTGATAGCAAGTGGTAGTCTTATAATAATAACTGATAATGAAAAAGCAGAAAATATATTGAAAAAATTTAAAGAAGCCCAAATAGAATCAAGTATTATAGGTGAGGTTATAGATGATGGTGTATTTTTAGATAATGAAAGAATAGATCCTCCAGAAAGTGATGAACTTTATAAAGTTATAGAATAA
- a CDS encoding hydroxymyristoyl-ACP dehydratase, producing the protein MINCSENCIHQKDGICNLNYIVNSTGIVKNNCPYFDYKNEKDKKTPI; encoded by the coding sequence ATGATAAATTGCTCAGAAAATTGTATACATCAAAAAGATGGAATATGTAATCTAAACTATATTGTAAATTCCACTGGAATAGTTAAAAACAATTGTCCTTATTTCGATTATAAAAATGAAAAGGATAAAAAAACTCCGATTTAA